Proteins encoded in a region of the Armatimonadota bacterium genome:
- a CDS encoding sugar phosphate isomerase/epimerase translates to MSRVDHQDVRIGTLAGLKGAPDYLRQILPHGFESFELTMWQYVPEGLDLGETAKEVLDVLGDQAVVSSLGIYGNPLQDETCAQHWEKVIRAARAFGATCVCGFAGALEDRPVDQSMPKFKEVFGHLAKVAADEGLKIAFENCDMGGSWELPKWNIAHSPRAWDMIFNEVEGDVLGLEWEPCHQMVSFIDPIPQLRKYVGRVYHIHGKDATMEWDRIKTEGIRSGSYVVRHRTPGFGDSNWTDIVSILREAGWRGSIDIEGWHDNVYRDDLEMTGQVYACQYLKACRGGEYVANPA, encoded by the coding sequence ATGAGTCGCGTCGACCACCAGGACGTCCGCATCGGGACCCTTGCCGGGCTAAAGGGTGCACCGGACTACCTCCGCCAGATCTTGCCGCACGGTTTCGAGAGTTTCGAACTGACGATGTGGCAGTACGTCCCCGAGGGGCTCGACTTGGGCGAGACCGCGAAGGAGGTCTTGGACGTTCTGGGCGACCAGGCCGTCGTGAGTTCACTGGGCATTTATGGCAACCCGCTCCAAGACGAGACGTGCGCCCAGCATTGGGAGAAAGTCATCCGGGCGGCGAGGGCGTTCGGGGCGACTTGCGTGTGCGGGTTTGCCGGGGCCTTGGAAGACCGGCCGGTCGACCAATCGATGCCGAAGTTCAAGGAAGTCTTCGGTCACCTGGCCAAGGTCGCCGCGGACGAAGGGCTCAAGATCGCGTTCGAGAACTGCGACATGGGCGGTTCGTGGGAACTGCCGAAGTGGAACATCGCCCATTCGCCCCGGGCCTGGGACATGATCTTCAACGAAGTCGAAGGCGACGTCCTCGGTTTGGAGTGGGAGCCTTGCCACCAGATGGTCAGTTTCATCGACCCCATACCGCAATTGAGGAAGTACGTCGGACGTGTCTATCACATCCACGGCAAAGATGCGACGATGGAATGGGACAGGATCAAGACCGAGGGGATCCGTTCCGGCTCGTACGTCGTCCGCCACCGGACGCCGGGATTCGGCGATTCGAACTGGACCGACATCGTCAGCATTCTTCGGGAAGCGGGATGGCGCGGTTCCATCGACATCGAAGGGTGGCACGACAACGTGTACCGCGACGACCTTGAGATGACGGGACAGGTTTACGCCTGTCAGTATCTCAAGGCCTGTCGCGGCGGTGAATACGTGGCTAACCCGGCTTAG
- a CDS encoding DUF1287 domain-containing protein, with protein MACAPPSRTVASSSPTLTARRTTAPNKVIEGALRQLEKPASYDDAYVAIAYPNGDVAADRGACADVVVRAYRHAGVDLQRLIHEDAGTGRYPRIQRTDKNIDHRRVLNQEVFFRRHGRSLTTDVTPQTVSQWKPGDIVSWRLSRGRTHIGVVSDRRRPDGVPLVIHNIGRVSEDDSLTRWAIAGHFRYRT; from the coding sequence ATGGCGTGCGCGCCTCCTTCTCGGACCGTGGCGTCGTCGAGCCCGACCCTTACGGCACGACGCACGACCGCCCCGAACAAGGTGATCGAGGGCGCCCTGCGCCAACTCGAGAAACCCGCCTCCTATGACGACGCCTACGTCGCGATCGCCTATCCGAACGGGGACGTGGCTGCGGACCGGGGAGCTTGCGCCGACGTCGTCGTCCGCGCCTACCGCCATGCGGGCGTCGACCTTCAACGCTTGATCCATGAGGACGCCGGAACGGGCCGTTACCCCCGCATCCAGCGGACGGATAAAAACATTGACCATCGTCGCGTCCTGAACCAAGAGGTCTTCTTCCGACGGCACGGCCGGAGCCTGACGACGGACGTGACGCCTCAGACCGTGTCCCAATGGAAGCCAGGCGACATCGTGAGCTGGCGGCTGAGCCGAGGAAGGACGCACATCGGCGTCGTCAGCGACCGCCGACGGCCCGACGGCGTCCCCTTGGTCATCCACAATATCGGCCGGGTTTCCGAAGACGACTCCCTGACCCGGTGGGCGATCGCCGGACACTTCCGCTATCGGACGTGA
- a CDS encoding zinc metalloprotease HtpX, which yields MSTVKVAFLLTLLTGLLVWLGNLFGGTGGMVAALGIAAVLNLGSYWFSDKIVLRMTRAEPVDEAQAPELYRMVARLSERAAVPMPRLYVVPDRSPNAFATGRNPANGVVAVNQGLLDILDRTEVEGVIAHEIAHIKHRDTLTMAVVATVAGAVMVIADIMRFSAFFGFGRDDDEANPVAMLAMAFVAPIAAMLIQMGVSRAREYEADRLGAELAGTGRGLQNALMKLHNGVLQEPGHMPAQAAHLCIVNPFSGLKGLVSLFSTHPPVDERIRRLEALEPDLRRAA from the coding sequence CGGGCCTGCTCGTCTGGCTCGGGAACTTGTTCGGCGGAACCGGGGGCATGGTCGCCGCCCTTGGAATCGCCGCCGTCCTGAACTTAGGAAGCTACTGGTTCAGCGACAAGATCGTCCTCCGGATGACGAGGGCCGAGCCCGTTGACGAGGCCCAAGCTCCCGAGCTGTACCGGATGGTGGCCCGACTGAGCGAACGGGCCGCTGTCCCGATGCCGCGCCTCTACGTCGTTCCCGACAGGTCTCCGAACGCCTTTGCGACGGGCCGCAATCCGGCGAACGGCGTGGTCGCCGTGAACCAGGGGCTTTTGGACATTCTCGACCGGACCGAAGTCGAGGGGGTCATCGCGCACGAGATCGCGCACATCAAGCACCGGGACACGTTGACGATGGCCGTCGTGGCGACGGTCGCCGGAGCGGTCATGGTGATCGCCGACATCATGCGGTTTTCGGCGTTCTTCGGTTTCGGAAGGGACGACGACGAGGCCAACCCGGTCGCGATGTTGGCGATGGCGTTCGTCGCGCCGATCGCGGCGATGCTGATCCAAATGGGCGTGAGCCGAGCGCGAGAGTACGAGGCGGACCGTCTTGGCGCCGAACTCGCCGGGACGGGGCGTGGACTCCAGAACGCGCTGATGAAGCTGCACAACGGCGTCCTCCAGGAGCCCGGCCATATGCCGGCCCAAGCCGCCCACTTGTGCATCGTCAACCCCTTTTCGGGATTGAAGGGCCTGGTGTCTCTCTTCAGTACCCACCCTCCGGTCGACGAACGTATCCGCCGGCTCGAAGCTCTCGAACCGGACCTGCGGCGCGCCGCCTGA